A genomic region of Friedmanniella luteola contains the following coding sequences:
- a CDS encoding sugar phosphate isomerase/epimerase family protein encodes MTSPVLSVQLYAVRDQLATDLDGTLARLAGMGLREVEAFDFVDKAPALDEAFKKAGLRARTGHASLMSEGLGLDDPAFKEGARSGPPTQQAVFEAARTVGLEIVIDPFVETERWLTEEAVLDNAKRLNDAAEKAADHGLRVGYHNHAQEFLSTFRGLTAYEFFAEQLRDDVVLEVDLYWAATGRQDVTALLGRVGERVRALHLKDGVVGANPFEPGAARMDPEKLDQRPAGEGELPLLDYLAAAPRTEFGVIEFDHYAGGHIFDGIEASVRYFNEHGLR; translated from the coding sequence TTGACCAGCCCCGTGCTCTCCGTCCAGCTCTACGCCGTCCGCGACCAGCTCGCCACCGACCTCGACGGGACCCTGGCCCGCCTGGCCGGGATGGGCCTGCGCGAGGTCGAGGCGTTCGACTTCGTCGACAAGGCCCCGGCGCTCGACGAGGCCTTCAAGAAGGCCGGGCTGCGCGCCCGCACCGGCCACGCCTCGCTGATGTCGGAGGGCCTCGGACTGGACGACCCGGCGTTCAAGGAGGGGGCCAGGTCCGGCCCGCCCACCCAGCAGGCCGTCTTCGAGGCTGCCAGGACCGTCGGGCTCGAGATCGTCATCGACCCGTTCGTCGAGACCGAACGCTGGCTGACCGAGGAGGCGGTGCTCGACAACGCCAAGCGGCTCAACGACGCCGCCGAGAAGGCGGCCGACCACGGCCTCCGCGTCGGCTACCACAACCACGCCCAGGAGTTCCTGTCCACCTTCCGGGGCCTCACCGCGTACGAGTTCTTCGCCGAGCAGCTGCGCGACGACGTCGTGCTGGAGGTGGACCTCTACTGGGCCGCCACCGGCCGCCAGGACGTCACGGCGCTGCTGGGCCGCGTCGGCGAGCGGGTCCGCGCCCTCCACCTCAAGGACGGCGTCGTGGGCGCCAACCCGTTCGAGCCCGGTGCCGCCCGGATGGACCCGGAGAAGCTGGACCAGCGCCCGGCCGGCGAGGGCGAGCTGCCGCTGCTCGACTACCTCGCGGCCGCCCCGAGGACGGAGTTCGGCGTGATCGAGTTCGACCACTACGCCGGCGGGCACATCTTCGACGGCATCGAGGCGAGCGTGCGCTACTTCAACGAGCACGGCCTGCGCTGA
- a CDS encoding sugar phosphate isomerase/epimerase family protein has translation MATPQAPGMDRLSLNTATTKALTLAEALRAAQDAGLRHVGLWRDRVEEVGLEAAVALVRASGLQVSTLCRGGFLTAADPAGRAHALEDNRTAIRQAAALGTTELVLVVGGLPPGDTDLAAARTRVADRLADLVPFAREHGVRLALEPLHPMYVADRAVLSTLGQALDLAAPYPSAAVGVCVDTFHVFWDPQLAEQVARAGREQRIAAYQVCDFNLPIAADALLSRGMMGDGVVDFAAVSRLVAAAGYDGPVEVEIFNAEIWAAPAVQVLATMQERFAALVLPALERPGSAAA, from the coding sequence GTGGCCACCCCGCAGGCCCCGGGGATGGACCGGCTCTCCCTCAACACCGCCACCACCAAGGCCCTCACCCTGGCCGAGGCCCTGCGGGCGGCACAGGACGCCGGGCTCCGGCACGTCGGCCTGTGGCGCGACCGCGTCGAGGAGGTCGGGCTGGAGGCGGCCGTCGCGCTGGTCCGCGCCTCCGGGCTGCAGGTCTCGACGCTGTGCCGGGGCGGCTTCCTGACCGCGGCGGACCCGGCCGGTAGGGCGCACGCGCTCGAGGACAACCGCACCGCCATCCGCCAGGCCGCGGCGCTGGGCACCACCGAGCTCGTGCTCGTGGTCGGCGGGCTGCCGCCGGGCGACACCGACCTGGCCGCCGCCCGCACCCGGGTGGCCGACCGGCTCGCGGACCTCGTCCCGTTCGCCCGCGAGCACGGGGTCCGGCTGGCGCTGGAACCGCTGCACCCGATGTACGTCGCCGACCGTGCGGTGCTCTCCACGCTCGGCCAGGCCCTGGACCTGGCCGCCCCGTACCCGTCCGCCGCAGTCGGCGTCTGCGTCGACACGTTCCACGTCTTCTGGGACCCGCAGCTGGCCGAGCAGGTCGCGCGCGCCGGCCGCGAGCAGCGGATCGCCGCCTACCAGGTGTGCGACTTCAACCTGCCGATCGCCGCCGACGCCCTGCTGTCGCGCGGCATGATGGGCGACGGCGTGGTCGACTTCGCGGCCGTGAGCCGGCTCGTCGCGGCGGCCGGCTACGACGGCCCCGTCGAGGTGGAGATCTTCAACGCCGAGATCTGGGCCGCGCCGGCCGTCCAGGTGCTGGCCACCATGCAGGAGCGGTTCGCCGCGCTGGTCCTGCCCGCCCTGGAGCGGCCGGGGTCGGCCGCCGCCTGA
- a CDS encoding dihydrodipicolinate synthase family protein, with product MTALLLPAADGLLAEHTLGAPGAWTRPSGPLTSRVVYAAAHVVPERWADNSPGAPAVLDWDATLAFRHELWSYGLGVADAMDTAQRGMGLDWAATQELVKRSAAEATAVGGRLACGAGTDQLDLTSLPTGRRGLDAVLGAYREQVELVAGSGATVILMASRALAAVADGPQDYLDVYGTLLDEVDRPVILHWLGPMFDPALAGYWGSGDVAAATATFLELIEAHPGTVDGVKVSLLDAAHETALRARLAGVTPRVRLYTGDDFHYPELIHGDGTHHSDALLGIFAAIAPLASTALQAYDAGDADRGHALLASTEALGRHIFSAPTPHYKTGVAFLAWLNGQQPGFVMVGGQQAGRSLPHLVQTFRLADGAGLLRDPELAAARMRSLLAVHGMGA from the coding sequence GTGACGGCGCTGCTGCTGCCCGCCGCCGACGGCCTGCTCGCCGAGCACACCCTGGGCGCGCCCGGCGCGTGGACCCGGCCGTCCGGCCCCCTCACCTCCCGGGTGGTCTACGCGGCGGCGCACGTCGTGCCCGAGCGCTGGGCCGACAACAGCCCCGGGGCGCCGGCGGTGCTCGACTGGGACGCGACGCTGGCCTTCCGCCACGAGCTCTGGTCCTACGGCCTGGGCGTCGCCGACGCCATGGACACCGCGCAGCGCGGGATGGGCCTCGACTGGGCCGCCACCCAGGAGCTGGTGAAGCGGTCGGCCGCCGAGGCCACCGCCGTCGGGGGGCGGCTGGCCTGCGGGGCGGGCACCGACCAGCTGGACCTCACCAGCCTGCCGACCGGTCGTCGGGGCCTGGACGCCGTGCTCGGCGCCTACCGCGAGCAGGTCGAGCTGGTGGCCGGCTCCGGCGCCACCGTCATCCTGATGGCGTCCCGGGCGCTGGCGGCGGTGGCCGACGGGCCTCAGGACTACCTCGACGTCTACGGCACCCTGCTCGACGAGGTCGACCGGCCCGTCATCCTGCACTGGCTCGGCCCGATGTTCGACCCGGCGCTGGCCGGCTACTGGGGCAGCGGCGACGTGGCCGCCGCCACCGCGACCTTCCTCGAGCTGATCGAGGCGCACCCGGGCACGGTGGACGGGGTCAAGGTCTCGCTGCTCGACGCGGCCCACGAGACCGCGCTGCGCGCCCGGCTCGCCGGCGTCACCCCCCGCGTCCGGCTCTACACCGGCGACGACTTCCACTACCCCGAGCTGATCCACGGCGACGGCACCCACCACTCCGACGCGCTGCTGGGGATCTTCGCCGCCATCGCCCCGCTGGCCTCCACGGCGCTGCAGGCCTACGACGCCGGCGACGCGGACCGCGGGCACGCCCTGCTCGCCTCCACCGAGGCGCTGGGCCGGCACATCTTCAGCGCACCCACCCCGCACTACAAGACCGGCGTCGCCTTCCTGGCCTGGCTGAACGGCCAGCAGCCCGGCTTCGTCATGGTCGGCGGGCAGCAGGCCGGCCGCTCGCTCCCCCATCTCGTGCAGACCTTCCGGCTGGCCGACGGCGCCGGACTGCTGCGCGACCCCGAGCTGGCCGCCGCCCGGATGCGCAGCCTGCTGGCGGTGCACGGGATGGGTGCCTGA
- a CDS encoding Gfo/Idh/MocA family protein, which translates to MTSAVDRPRVLRIAMNGVTGRMGYRQHLLRSILPLREAGGVTLPDGSRVQVEPILVGRNERKLVDLAQQHKVEQWTTDVEGVLADPTVDVFFDAGMTSHRSALLQRAMRAGKHVFTEKPVAETLEDAVALAALAAQTGITAGVVHDKLYLPGLVKLRRLVDEGFFGRILSIRGEFGYWVFEGDQQAAQRPSWNYRTAEGGGITTDMFCHWSYVLEGIIGRVRSVSALSVTHIPQRWDEQGRPYDATADDAAYAVFELETPAGDPVVGQINSSWAVRVHRDELVEFQVDGTHGSAVAGLQSCVAQQRAHTPKPVWNPDLPVTDPFRDQWLDVPANAELENGFKRQWEEFLRDVVAGRPHRFGLESAARGVQLAELGLRSSAERRTLDVPELSL; encoded by the coding sequence ATGACCTCAGCCGTCGACCGACCGCGCGTCCTCCGCATCGCCATGAACGGCGTGACCGGGCGGATGGGCTACCGGCAGCACCTGCTCCGCTCCATCCTGCCGCTCCGCGAGGCGGGCGGCGTGACCCTGCCGGACGGCTCCCGCGTGCAGGTCGAGCCGATCCTGGTGGGACGGAACGAGCGCAAGCTCGTCGACCTGGCCCAGCAGCACAAGGTCGAGCAGTGGACCACGGACGTGGAGGGCGTGCTCGCCGACCCGACGGTGGACGTCTTCTTCGACGCCGGCATGACCAGCCACCGCTCCGCGCTGCTGCAGCGCGCGATGCGCGCCGGCAAGCACGTCTTCACCGAGAAGCCGGTCGCCGAGACCCTCGAGGACGCCGTCGCCCTGGCGGCACTGGCCGCCCAGACCGGCATCACCGCCGGCGTCGTGCACGACAAGCTCTACCTCCCCGGCCTGGTGAAGCTGCGCCGGCTGGTCGACGAGGGCTTCTTCGGCCGCATCCTCTCGATCCGCGGCGAGTTCGGCTACTGGGTGTTCGAGGGCGACCAGCAGGCCGCCCAGCGCCCCTCCTGGAACTACCGCACCGCGGAGGGTGGCGGCATCACCACCGACATGTTCTGCCACTGGTCCTACGTGCTCGAGGGCATCATCGGCCGCGTCCGCAGCGTGAGCGCGCTCAGCGTCACCCACATCCCGCAGCGCTGGGACGAGCAGGGGCGCCCCTACGACGCGACCGCCGACGACGCCGCCTACGCCGTGTTCGAGCTGGAGACCCCGGCGGGCGATCCGGTCGTCGGCCAGATCAACTCCTCCTGGGCGGTCCGGGTGCACCGCGACGAGCTGGTGGAGTTCCAGGTCGACGGCACCCACGGCTCGGCCGTCGCCGGGCTGCAGAGCTGCGTCGCCCAGCAGCGGGCCCACACCCCGAAGCCGGTCTGGAACCCCGATCTGCCCGTCACCGACCCGTTCCGGGACCAGTGGCTGGACGTGCCCGCCAACGCCGAGCTCGAGAACGGCTTCAAGCGGCAGTGGGAGGAGTTCCTCCGCGACGTCGTCGCCGGCCGGCCGCACCGCTTCGGCCTCGAGTCCGCCGCCCGCGGGGTGCAGCTCGCCGAGCTCGGCCTGCGCTCCTCGGCCGAGCGTCGGACCCTCGACGTCCCCGAGCTCTCGCTGTGA
- a CDS encoding LacI family DNA-binding transcriptional regulator translates to MPAVRLTDVAVRAGVSLATASRVLNGSLRSPAEAIAVRVRAAADELGYVANAQAQALARSSTGLVGVVVHDISDPYFSSIVRGAQHAARERRSQVLLASTDRHEQSEVDAVKAFATYRTDAIILAGSRGAHSDQALTRELVRYTANGGRLVTFGHTGFAGARVVEVANEDGAARLVTALVARGRRRFAVLGGPEELVTTQHRVAGFRRALAAAGLEPLLVVRGEFTSEGGRSAAEACLEAAGPGTEGSDQPLCLLAVNDVMALGALAAVRARGLRVPADVEVAGFDDIPTLRDFDPPMTTFRLPLEEMGRRAAELALAADDPGAAHIEGEVVLRLSAGAER, encoded by the coding sequence GTGCCTGCGGTACGACTGACCGACGTCGCGGTGCGCGCCGGCGTCTCCCTGGCCACGGCGTCCCGGGTGCTCAACGGCTCTCTCCGCAGCCCGGCCGAGGCGATCGCCGTCCGCGTCCGGGCGGCCGCCGACGAGCTCGGCTACGTCGCCAACGCGCAGGCCCAGGCGCTGGCCCGCTCGTCCACCGGGCTGGTGGGCGTCGTCGTCCACGACATCAGCGACCCCTACTTCTCGAGCATCGTCCGCGGCGCCCAGCACGCCGCGCGGGAGCGGCGCAGCCAGGTCCTGCTGGCCAGCACCGACCGCCACGAGCAGAGCGAGGTCGACGCGGTCAAGGCCTTCGCGACCTACCGCACCGACGCGATCATCCTGGCCGGCTCCCGGGGCGCGCACTCGGACCAGGCCCTCACCCGCGAGCTGGTGCGCTACACCGCCAACGGCGGCCGCCTGGTCACCTTCGGGCACACCGGGTTCGCCGGGGCCCGCGTCGTCGAGGTGGCGAACGAGGACGGGGCGGCCCGCTTGGTGACCGCCCTCGTGGCGCGGGGCCGGCGTCGCTTCGCCGTCCTGGGCGGACCGGAGGAGCTGGTCACCACCCAGCACCGGGTCGCCGGGTTCCGCCGGGCCCTGGCCGCCGCGGGGCTGGAGCCCCTGCTCGTGGTCCGCGGTGAGTTCACCAGCGAGGGCGGCCGCAGCGCGGCCGAGGCCTGCCTCGAGGCGGCCGGCCCGGGGACCGAGGGCTCCGACCAGCCGCTCTGCCTGCTGGCGGTCAACGACGTGATGGCCCTGGGGGCGCTCGCCGCCGTCCGGGCCCGCGGCCTGCGGGTCCCCGCCGACGTCGAGGTGGCGGGGTTCGACGACATCCCGACCCTGCGCGACTTCGACCCGCCGATGACCACGTTCCGGCTGCCGCTGGAGGAGATGGGTCGCCGGGCGGCCGAGCTGGCCCTGGCCGCCGACGACCCCGGCGCCGCGCACATCGAGGGCGAGGTCGTCCTCCGGCTGAGCGCCGGCGCCGAGCGCTGA
- a CDS encoding ScyD/ScyE family protein: MVLSRPGWRAAAVSLSLLTAVGTVGLAPAATAHERDHRDRDRVRVVATGLDNPRQMSFSGGALYVAEAGEGGTADCAAGPEGRVCFGKSGSITRVTARGQRRVVTGLPSLAGETTGANAIGAGDVKVYGHRYAVLLGLGADPTSRVGKTPGYEKLATLSTGRLGSSRLRVVADIGAKEIRSNPEPTDLDSNPVGLLSTGRSTYVADAGGNTVYKVGRHGKVRTVAVLPSVPAAGFPDADAVPTSVAQGPDGALYVSQLTGFPFPVGGSSIWRVVPGHAPTRYATGLTNVTDLAFDRHGHLYAVQIAANGLLAGEAARGSVVRVRPGHSTHTTILGGLIAPYGIALHDGAAYVTIHATEKNAGQVLRIPLHH; encoded by the coding sequence ATGGTTCTGTCCCGACCCGGCTGGCGTGCTGCCGCCGTCTCCCTCTCCCTGCTCACCGCCGTCGGCACGGTCGGGCTCGCCCCCGCCGCCACGGCGCACGAGCGCGACCACCGCGACCGCGACCGCGTCCGGGTCGTCGCCACCGGACTCGACAACCCGCGCCAGATGAGCTTCAGCGGGGGTGCCCTCTACGTGGCCGAGGCCGGCGAGGGGGGCACGGCCGACTGCGCCGCCGGTCCCGAGGGTCGCGTCTGCTTCGGGAAGAGCGGGTCGATCACGCGGGTGACGGCCCGCGGTCAGCGTCGGGTCGTGACCGGCCTGCCCTCGCTCGCGGGCGAGACGACCGGGGCCAACGCGATCGGCGCGGGCGACGTGAAGGTCTACGGCCACCGCTACGCGGTGCTGCTGGGGCTCGGCGCCGACCCGACCTCGCGCGTCGGCAAGACGCCGGGCTACGAGAAGCTCGCCACCCTCTCCACCGGTCGGCTGGGCAGCTCCCGGCTGCGCGTGGTCGCCGACATCGGGGCGAAGGAGATCAGGTCCAACCCGGAGCCGACGGACCTCGACAGCAACCCGGTGGGCCTGCTCAGCACCGGCCGGTCGACCTACGTCGCCGACGCCGGGGGCAACACCGTGTACAAGGTCGGACGGCACGGCAAGGTGCGCACGGTGGCCGTGCTCCCCAGCGTGCCGGCGGCAGGGTTCCCCGACGCCGACGCCGTCCCCACCTCCGTGGCGCAAGGTCCCGACGGTGCGCTCTACGTCAGCCAGCTGACCGGCTTCCCCTTCCCGGTCGGGGGATCGAGCATCTGGCGGGTCGTGCCGGGTCACGCGCCGACCAGGTACGCCACCGGCCTGACCAACGTCACCGACCTGGCCTTCGACCGGCACGGCCACCTCTACGCCGTCCAGATCGCCGCCAACGGGCTGCTCGCCGGCGAGGCCGCGCGCGGCTCCGTCGTCCGGGTGCGACCGGGTCACTCGACGCACACGACGATCCTGGGCGGGCTGATCGCCCCCTACGGCATCGCCCTGCACGACGGCGCGGCGTACGTCACGATCCACGCCACCGAGAAGAATGCCGGACAGGTGCTGCGCATCCCGCTGCACCACTGA
- a CDS encoding TauD/TfdA dioxygenase family protein produces MTLLQDRLSTTDDGYARITVRPLGESIGATVGGVRLGGDVDPAAVAEIRRALLAHKVVFFSGQDHLDDAGQHEFASLLGTPTSPHPTVRGNDNGVLAIDSERGKANSWHTDVTFVDRIPAISLLRPLILPSHGGTTVWANTATAYERLHPALQALVDRLWAVHTNLYDYVAERDEKRIGGIDIEEQAYRDEFASQVFETEHPVVRVHPETGERTLLLGHFVKRFVGLSSHDSADLFTLLQRHVTRLENTVRWHWSSGDLAIWDNRATQHYGVADYGDQKRLLHRITLAGDVPVSVDGVSSTPRQGDASAFSALV; encoded by the coding sequence ATGACCCTCCTCCAGGACCGTCTAAGCACCACCGACGACGGCTACGCCCGCATCACCGTCCGCCCGCTGGGCGAGAGCATCGGGGCCACCGTCGGCGGCGTCCGGCTCGGCGGCGACGTCGACCCGGCGGCCGTCGCGGAGATCCGCCGCGCCCTGCTCGCGCACAAGGTCGTCTTCTTCTCCGGCCAGGACCACCTCGACGACGCCGGACAGCACGAGTTCGCCTCGCTCCTCGGCACGCCCACCTCGCCGCACCCGACCGTGCGCGGCAACGACAACGGGGTGCTGGCCATCGACTCGGAGCGCGGCAAGGCCAACAGCTGGCACACCGACGTCACCTTCGTCGACCGCATCCCGGCCATCAGCCTGCTCCGGCCGCTCATCCTGCCCAGCCACGGCGGGACCACCGTCTGGGCCAACACCGCGACCGCCTACGAGCGGCTGCACCCGGCGCTGCAGGCCCTCGTCGACCGGCTGTGGGCCGTGCACACCAACCTGTACGACTACGTGGCCGAGCGCGACGAGAAGCGCATCGGCGGCATCGACATCGAGGAGCAGGCCTACCGCGACGAGTTCGCCTCGCAGGTCTTCGAGACCGAGCACCCGGTCGTCCGCGTGCACCCGGAGACGGGGGAGCGGACCCTGCTGCTCGGTCACTTCGTCAAGCGGTTCGTCGGGCTGAGCAGCCACGACTCGGCCGACCTGTTCACCCTGCTGCAGCGCCACGTCACCCGGCTGGAGAACACCGTCCGCTGGCACTGGTCCTCGGGCGACCTGGCCATCTGGGACAACCGCGCCACCCAGCACTACGGCGTCGCCGACTACGGCGACCAGAAGCGGCTGCTGCACCGCATCACCCTCGCCGGCGACGTCCCGGTGAGCGTCGACGGCGTCAGCTCCACCCCACGCCAGGGCGACGCCTCCGCGTTCTCCGCCCTGGTCTGA
- a CDS encoding ABC transporter substrate-binding protein, giving the protein MLPPVLDRRRLLQGVAALGLAATVGGAAACESAVSQASSAGDAVGEPVRGGTIAAGIVADLIPGNLLTNSNTGITTVVGLVFDSLIRYPNDQVEPAPRLATAWELAPDGRSLSLDLRDDVVFHSGRPFTSKDVEFSLKAYADPLWTAQLRSTAAAITSYDTTEPHRVVLGFDHPLGNVFDLLDTAPVLDSETVEQLRTGEQIIGTGPFRLTSWSPNSGLRLDRNPDYWVPGRPYADAVDVSVITDPKALLAALRSGQVQFANGLGSLDVENLARGDGFDEIRLEGAEQQLYVGSNVTAKPLDDVRLRKAIAFALDRDRVVAEVLRGAGYPVNLPWPTYSPAYDEAGNSTYARDLDRARSLVAEVGNIPALPLTYTPTPTQTATAAIVQADLAEVGITVTLDPVDGAQFVKQLIGAKFRGLWLATHSWAQYTPSTLTVSAYPFNARKNASQYADDDYVADADAAWSVADGTSAAAVAAYAKVSEDLLDAAFLAEIAVLLPQWVTSSRLRGVSYTKRAELQLTDAWLA; this is encoded by the coding sequence GTGCTCCCTCCTGTCCTCGACCGCCGCCGCCTGCTCCAGGGCGTGGCCGCGCTCGGCCTCGCCGCCACCGTGGGAGGGGCCGCGGCCTGCGAGTCCGCCGTCAGCCAGGCGAGCAGCGCCGGCGACGCGGTCGGCGAGCCCGTCCGCGGTGGCACCATCGCCGCTGGCATCGTCGCCGACCTGATCCCCGGCAACCTGCTGACCAACTCCAACACCGGCATCACCACGGTCGTCGGGCTGGTCTTCGACTCCCTGATCCGCTACCCGAACGACCAGGTCGAGCCGGCCCCGCGGCTGGCCACGGCGTGGGAGCTGGCACCGGACGGCCGCTCGCTGAGCCTCGACCTCCGCGACGACGTCGTCTTCCACTCGGGCCGGCCGTTCACGTCGAAGGACGTCGAGTTCTCGCTGAAGGCCTACGCCGACCCGCTGTGGACGGCCCAGCTGCGCAGCACCGCCGCGGCCATCACCTCCTACGACACCACGGAGCCGCACCGGGTCGTGCTGGGCTTCGACCACCCGCTGGGCAACGTCTTCGACCTGCTGGACACGGCACCGGTCCTCGACTCCGAGACCGTCGAGCAGCTGCGCACGGGCGAGCAGATCATCGGCACGGGGCCGTTCAGGCTGACCTCGTGGTCGCCGAACTCCGGCCTCCGCCTCGACCGGAACCCCGACTACTGGGTGCCCGGGCGGCCCTACGCCGACGCGGTGGACGTGAGCGTCATCACCGACCCCAAGGCCCTGCTGGCCGCGCTCCGCAGCGGCCAGGTGCAGTTCGCCAACGGCCTCGGCTCCCTGGACGTCGAGAACCTCGCCCGGGGCGACGGCTTCGACGAGATCCGACTCGAGGGCGCCGAGCAGCAGCTCTACGTCGGCTCCAACGTGACGGCGAAGCCGCTGGACGACGTCCGGCTGCGGAAGGCGATCGCGTTCGCCCTCGACCGCGACCGGGTGGTCGCGGAGGTGCTGCGTGGGGCCGGCTACCCGGTCAACCTGCCCTGGCCGACGTACTCACCGGCCTACGACGAAGCCGGGAACTCGACCTACGCCCGCGACCTCGACCGGGCGAGGTCGCTGGTGGCCGAGGTCGGGAACATCCCGGCCCTGCCGCTCACCTACACCCCGACGCCGACGCAGACCGCGACCGCCGCCATCGTCCAGGCCGACCTGGCCGAAGTGGGCATCACCGTCACCCTCGACCCGGTCGACGGCGCCCAGTTCGTCAAGCAGCTCATCGGCGCGAAGTTCCGGGGGCTGTGGCTGGCGACGCACTCGTGGGCGCAGTACACACCTTCGACGCTGACGGTGAGCGCCTACCCCTTCAACGCCCGCAAGAACGCGTCGCAGTACGCCGACGACGACTACGTGGCCGACGCCGACGCCGCCTGGAGCGTGGCCGACGGCACCAGCGCGGCGGCGGTGGCGGCGTACGCGAAGGTCTCCGAGGACCTGCTCGACGCGGCCTTCCTGGCCGAGATCGCCGTCCTGCTCCCGCAGTGGGTGACCTCGTCGAGGCTGCGGGGCGTC